Genomic segment of Falsibacillus albus:
CCTTTTAACATCATATTATGTTTTACGTTTTTCCAATCTTTCGAAAGGGTGGTTTTTTATGTCAAAGGTGCAGATCAAAGTTAATGACAATGGGCCTTATCGTGTCACAGGAGATGTGGAGCTGATCGATGCGGAAGGCAATGTATTTGAAACAAAGCAAGTGTTTTCCCTCTGCCGCTGCGGGCTTTCCTCCAAGCTTCCATTCTGCGATGCAAGCCATAAAGGAAAATTCGATTCATGCGTGCGCGCCGCAAAAGTGCTTGACGACAAAGAGTAAGC
This window contains:
- a CDS encoding CDGSH iron-sulfur domain-containing protein, producing the protein MSKVQIKVNDNGPYRVTGDVELIDAEGNVFETKQVFSLCRCGLSSKLPFCDASHKGKFDSCVRAAKVLDDKE